From Mycobacterium colombiense CECT 3035:
ACCTTGCCCTTGAGCACCACCACGACCGCCATCGGCAAGGTCAAGGCCATCGCGCCGGCCACCGCGGCCCGCAGCGCCGTCGAGCCGGCGCCGTGCCAGATCGGCAGGAAGAACATCAGCGGGTGCAGACCCAGCATCAACAGCCCGGCGACCGCCACCGCCGCGAAGACGGCGTCCACCGAGGTGCGGCCGTCTTCGGACCAGTAGACGTCGGACAGGTGCAGGATCAACGCATACTCGTCCAGAACCAGGGCGGCCCCGATCCCGAAAAGGGTTGCGGTAATGATGAACTCGGGCTCGTTGCCGTCGATGGACAACGTGACCAGCGTCAGGCCGGAGAGCAGGGTCAGGACCACCCCGAAGGTCACGTGGTGGATGTGCACTCCCCCGACATGCACGTTGCGCGGGTGCCACCACCGGGCGCGACGGCCGGTTTCGGCGCGGTGGCGGATGAACCGCACGAACGTTCGGGTGACGAAGAACGTCAGGATGAACGCGACCAGGCAGCACAGCAACGGCAGGTGGCCACTGTCGTGGATGTCATGGGCGAACCATCGGGTCACCTCGGCCACGAACGAATGAAGCACCCTTGAAACCTACGCCTGTCCGCGCCGGGGCCGTGGGACCCGCGCTGCACCAGGCGGGTCGGGGCCCGGCACCCATTACGCTGTTGTGCGACATGAGTACACGGCAGGCGCCCAGGGCGGGCTTCCCAGGTAAGCGTGGCGCCGGGTGGGTGCTGTGGTGGGTGCCGGCTTGGCTGGCGGCCGCCGCCGGGCTGGGTTATGCGGCGTGGCAGCTGTTCGGGCACACGCCCTATCGCATCGACATCGACGTCTATCAGATGGGCGCGCGGGCCTGGATGGACGGCCACCCGCTGTACCGCGGCGATGTGCTGTTCCACACGCCGATCGTGGATCTGCCGTTCACCTATCCCCCGCTGGCGGCCATCGTGTTCTGCCCGTTCGCGTGGATGCACATGCCCACCGCGAGCGTCGCGATCACCGCGCTGACGCTGGTGCTGCTGGTGGTGTCGACCGTGATTCTGCTGACCCGCCTCGACGTCTGGAGCACCTCCGCGGTGCTGCCCGGCCCGGCCTGGGTGCGCCGGTGGTGGCTGGCGATCGTCGCCGCGGCCGCGGCCACGGTGTGGCTGGAGCCGGTCAGCTCGAACTTCGCCTTCGGCCAGATCAACGTCGTGCTGATGACGCTGGTGATCGCCGACTGTCTGCCGCGGCGCACGCCGTGGCCGCGCGGGCTGCTGCTGGGCCTGGGCATGGCGCTCAAGCTGACCCCGGCGGTGTTCCTGCTCTATTTCCTGCTGCGGCGCGACAACCGCGCGGCGCTCACCGCGCTGGCGTCTTTCGCCGGGGCGACGCTGCTGGGTTTCGCGCTGGCGTGGAACGACTCCTTGGAGTATTGGACGCACACCCTGCTGCACACCGACCGCATCGGTTCCGCGTCCTTGAACACCGACCAGAACATCGCCGGCGCGCTGGCCCGGCTCGGGCTCGGACAGCAGGAACGGTCCCTGCTCTGGGTGGCCGCGTCGCTGCTCGTGCTGGCGGTGACGGTGTGGGCGATGCGACGGGTGCTACACGCCGACGAGCCGACGCTCGCGCTGGTGTGCGTCGCGCTGTTCGGGTTGGTGGTGTCGCCGG
This genomic window contains:
- a CDS encoding glycosyltransferase 87 family protein; translated protein: MSTRQAPRAGFPGKRGAGWVLWWVPAWLAAAAGLGYAAWQLFGHTPYRIDIDVYQMGARAWMDGHPLYRGDVLFHTPIVDLPFTYPPLAAIVFCPFAWMHMPTASVAITALTLVLLVVSTVILLTRLDVWSTSAVLPGPAWVRRWWLAIVAAAAATVWLEPVSSNFAFGQINVVLMTLVIADCLPRRTPWPRGLLLGLGMALKLTPAVFLLYFLLRRDNRAALTALASFAGATLLGFALAWNDSLEYWTHTLLHTDRIGSASLNTDQNIAGALARLGLGQQERSLLWVAASLLVLAVTVWAMRRVLHADEPTLALVCVALFGLVVSPVSWSHHWVWVLPAVLVTGIVGWRRRNAALLVVSVIGVALMRWSPIDLLPKHHEASAVWWRQLAGMSYVWWALAVIVTVGVTVTARGVARDAAPQQLAPVTAVG